A window of the Streptomyces sp. NBC_00454 genome harbors these coding sequences:
- a CDS encoding cupin domain-containing protein: protein MKINALRTRGSKAVIATLAVAALGTGVGFANASPGHQITAKTIADGKFVSPQSFYQRDLEHVVEQTLSIEPGGNTGWHVHPGIVFLTVTKGEITRYSADGNREVFKAGQSFIKTGNLPLDGINEGSVPNELQLTYVLPKDAPLRYEREAPRGWKYPQAALDAKAAWDAKQH from the coding sequence ATGAAAATCAACGCACTGCGCACCCGGGGCTCCAAGGCCGTCATCGCGACGCTGGCCGTCGCGGCGCTGGGCACTGGTGTCGGCTTCGCCAACGCCAGCCCGGGTCACCAGATCACCGCGAAGACGATCGCCGACGGCAAGTTCGTTTCGCCCCAGAGCTTCTACCAGCGCGACCTCGAGCACGTCGTCGAGCAGACGCTGTCCATCGAGCCCGGTGGCAACACCGGCTGGCACGTACACCCCGGCATCGTCTTCCTGACGGTCACCAAGGGTGAGATCACCCGGTACAGCGCGGACGGCAACCGCGAGGTGTTCAAGGCCGGCCAGTCGTTCATCAAGACCGGGAACCTGCCGCTGGACGGCATCAACGAGGGCTCCGTACCCAACGAGCTCCAGCTGACCTACGTCCTGCCCAAGGACGCCCCGCTGCGCTACGAGCGCGAGGCCCCCCGCGGCTGGAAGTACCCGCAGGCGGCCCTCGACGCCAAGGCCGCGTGGGACGCCAAGCAGCACTGA
- a CDS encoding LysR family transcriptional regulator, whose protein sequence is MYQLRTFWEVSRADSITRAGRRLGYSQSTVTSHIRALEAQAGAVLFQRLPHGVRLTEAGVIFHRHAARVLSVIDELTGELAAEGEVQGRVSVGAAAFLIDQDATRLIWECRYRYPRVEVAPVSMDSGRIVEEVAAGKLDVGLVLALPGDSGRRQLSGLATEDLHHIDVVCVASPGLVGPGGELVGLSSARILQVDPTCASQDALRNALESRYDVHLDAMAVGSVGGVLELMRNGPFVAMLPEQAVAREIAAGDVQVLDLLPKLRPTVRMVWSETSWQPPAVSALLELARRLGQGRRPAGPVSGAEVAAAC, encoded by the coding sequence ATGTATCAACTGCGTACGTTCTGGGAGGTCTCCCGGGCGGACAGCATCACCAGGGCGGGCCGACGGCTCGGCTACTCCCAGTCCACGGTCACCTCGCACATCCGGGCCCTGGAGGCGCAGGCGGGGGCCGTGCTGTTCCAGCGGCTGCCGCACGGGGTCCGGCTCACCGAGGCGGGAGTGATCTTCCACCGGCACGCCGCACGGGTGCTGTCGGTGATCGACGAGCTGACGGGCGAGCTGGCGGCCGAGGGGGAGGTCCAGGGCCGGGTGTCGGTGGGGGCCGCCGCGTTCCTCATCGACCAGGACGCCACCCGGCTGATCTGGGAGTGCCGCTACCGCTACCCGCGGGTCGAGGTCGCTCCGGTGAGCATGGACTCGGGACGCATCGTGGAGGAGGTGGCGGCGGGGAAGCTGGACGTCGGCCTGGTGCTCGCGCTGCCCGGGGATTCGGGGCGGCGGCAGCTGTCGGGGCTCGCCACGGAGGACCTGCACCACATCGACGTGGTCTGCGTCGCCAGCCCCGGCCTGGTGGGGCCCGGCGGCGAGCTCGTGGGGCTGTCCAGCGCGCGGATCCTCCAGGTCGACCCCACCTGCGCCTCGCAGGACGCGCTGCGCAACGCGCTGGAGAGCCGCTACGACGTGCACTTGGACGCCATGGCGGTCGGCTCGGTCGGCGGGGTCCTGGAGCTGATGCGCAACGGCCCGTTCGTGGCGATGCTGCCCGAGCAGGCGGTGGCCAGGGAGATCGCGGCGGGCGACGTCCAGGTCCTCGACCTGCTGCCGAAGCTGCGCCCGACCGTCCGGATGGTCTGGTCGGAGACCTCCTGGCAGCCGCCGGCCGTCTCCGCGCTCCTGGAACTCGCCCGCCGGCTGGGGCAGGGACGCCGTCCCGCGGGCCCGGTCTCCGGTGCGGAGGTGGCGGCCGCCTGCTGA
- a CDS encoding cupin domain-containing protein — MTDIELIKNVFRSGFELTDITWSTWAEPGRDGVEHHILWAPDESVQEDSVGLLLRFPPGAHGDFHEHLGYELMLVLDGQLDHSDGDSYLKGDLIVEGPSTQHQMSSATGCTVLAIRTKPASVRTPQKPIRKVGAAA, encoded by the coding sequence ATGACTGACATAGAGCTCATCAAGAATGTCTTCCGCAGTGGTTTCGAACTGACCGACATCACGTGGTCGACCTGGGCCGAGCCGGGTCGGGACGGAGTGGAGCACCACATCCTGTGGGCGCCCGACGAGAGCGTGCAGGAGGACTCGGTCGGACTGCTCCTGCGCTTTCCGCCGGGCGCGCACGGCGACTTCCACGAGCACCTGGGCTACGAGCTCATGCTCGTCCTCGACGGGCAGCTGGACCACAGCGACGGCGATTCCTATCTCAAGGGCGACCTGATCGTCGAGGGGCCCAGCACCCAGCACCAGATGTCCAGCGCGACCGGGTGCACGGTGCTCGCGATCCGGACCAAGCCCGCCTCGGTCCGCACTCCGCAGAAGCCGATCCGCAAGGTCGGCGCGGCAGCCTGA
- a CDS encoding cobalamin B12-binding domain-containing protein encodes MSSLTTVGSAFPAAGTSSSGRRILVSSVSSDSHTWNLVFLQLLLEEMGHEVVNLGSCVPDELLIDECRRHRPDMVVISSVNGHGHLDGRRLIGRLRGEPDLADLSVVIGGKLGIKGAENGAYGPELMAAGFDAVFEDSAGIAPFRRFLEGAGTARAVAPHHQVVSGRPLAARAVAGSAA; translated from the coding sequence ATGTCTTCGCTCACCACGGTCGGGAGCGCGTTCCCGGCCGCCGGAACCAGCTCGTCAGGCCGGCGCATCCTGGTGTCGAGCGTGTCGTCCGACTCCCACACCTGGAACCTGGTCTTCCTTCAGCTGCTGCTCGAGGAGATGGGCCACGAAGTCGTCAACCTCGGCTCCTGCGTGCCCGACGAGCTGCTGATCGACGAGTGCCGCCGCCATCGCCCGGACATGGTGGTGATCAGCAGCGTCAACGGCCACGGCCACCTCGACGGGCGCCGGCTGATCGGTCGGCTGCGCGGTGAGCCCGACCTGGCGGACCTCTCAGTCGTCATCGGGGGCAAGCTCGGCATCAAGGGCGCGGAGAACGGCGCCTACGGTCCGGAGCTGATGGCCGCCGGGTTCGACGCGGTCTTCGAGGACTCGGCCGGCATCGCGCCGTTCCGCCGTTTCCTCGAAGGCGCGGGAACCGCCCGTGCGGTGGCCCCCCACCACCAGGTCGTCTCCGGCCGCCCGCTGGCGGCACGTGCCGTCGCCGGGAGCGCCGCATGA
- a CDS encoding methylaspartate mutase, with product MTGLVASRPSRPLAQRRATAPFGAAVAAAAARGQLVVQPRMGMPRVPDMLAGLRAVRAADATAVGTITLDSYTRVGDHDSARKALRDGSDLNGFPIVAHGADVTRAMLADVDAPDFAIQVRHGSPLPIGIVEALLDAGLDATEGGPVSYCLPYSRTPLREAVDAWARSCELLAERVEGAHLESFGGCMLGQLCPPSLLVAISVLEGIFFKQHGLRSVSLSYAQGTSFQQDSDAIAALRALAREYLGGVQWHVVLYSYMGVFPRTEAGALALLRSSAVLAAATGTERMIVKTPAEAHRIPTVADNILALEEAALAADGIAPDAAASLTGNPVLAEARLLVDAVLELDEDMGQALLKAFARGYLDVPFCLHADNAQRSRSYIDAAGELQWLSTGSMPIASSAPTASARLGAEDFLGMLSHVQRSFDLAALDAPPLSRTKELL from the coding sequence ATGACCGGCCTCGTGGCGAGCCGCCCGTCCCGGCCGCTCGCGCAGCGCCGCGCCACCGCGCCCTTCGGCGCGGCGGTGGCTGCCGCGGCGGCGCGGGGGCAGCTGGTCGTGCAGCCCAGGATGGGCATGCCGAGGGTGCCCGACATGCTCGCCGGGCTACGGGCGGTCCGCGCGGCCGACGCCACCGCCGTCGGCACCATCACCCTGGACAGCTACACCCGCGTCGGCGACCACGATTCCGCGCGCAAGGCTCTGAGGGACGGCTCCGACCTCAACGGCTTCCCCATCGTGGCGCACGGCGCCGACGTCACCCGCGCGATGCTCGCCGATGTGGACGCTCCGGACTTCGCGATCCAGGTGCGGCACGGCTCACCGCTGCCGATCGGCATCGTCGAGGCCCTGCTCGACGCCGGCCTGGACGCGACCGAGGGTGGACCGGTGTCGTACTGCCTCCCCTACAGCCGTACCCCGCTGAGGGAGGCCGTGGACGCGTGGGCGCGCTCGTGCGAACTGCTTGCCGAGCGGGTCGAGGGCGCTCATCTGGAGAGCTTCGGCGGCTGCATGCTCGGGCAGCTGTGCCCGCCCAGCCTGCTCGTGGCGATCTCCGTGCTCGAAGGGATCTTCTTCAAGCAGCACGGTCTGCGCAGCGTCTCGCTCAGTTACGCACAGGGAACCAGCTTCCAGCAGGACTCGGACGCCATCGCCGCGCTGCGGGCGCTGGCGCGGGAGTACCTCGGCGGTGTCCAGTGGCACGTCGTCCTCTACTCCTACATGGGGGTGTTTCCGCGTACCGAGGCGGGCGCCCTCGCGCTGCTGCGCAGCAGCGCGGTCCTGGCGGCCGCCACCGGCACCGAGCGGATGATCGTGAAGACGCCGGCGGAGGCCCACCGCATCCCCACCGTCGCGGACAACATCCTGGCGCTGGAGGAGGCGGCGCTCGCCGCCGACGGCATCGCCCCGGACGCCGCCGCCTCCCTCACCGGCAACCCGGTGCTCGCCGAGGCCAGGCTGTTGGTCGACGCGGTCCTCGAACTCGACGAGGACATGGGACAGGCGCTGCTGAAGGCCTTCGCGCGCGGCTACCTCGACGTGCCGTTCTGTCTGCACGCCGACAACGCCCAGCGCAGCCGCAGCTACATCGACGCCGCCGGTGAACTCCAGTGGCTGTCCACCGGATCCATGCCCATCGCATCGTCCGCTCCGACCGCGTCGGCGCGGCTCGGCGCGGAGGACTTCCTCGGGATGCTCTCGCACGTCCAGCGATCCTTCGACCTCGCCGCGCTGGACGCACCACCCCTCTCTCGCACGAAGGAGCTGCTGTGA
- a CDS encoding FAD/NAD(P)-binding protein, with amino-acid sequence MTEATVDQLDRPSLTLAVIGTGPRGISVLERLAARLAAGELPDRQVTIYAIDETEVGAGRIWRTDQDDWFTMNTVVGQVTMYSGTPDGGPSRPGAGPSLGEWIDDRHTLYGEPLLGPDDYASRLRYGQYLRAVYESVVAYLPERATIVPLHTRVRELSPRDGGGYVLNLDAAPYLVEADKVLLATGHPFNEPDAHERDLLDFTESYPGARYFVGDSAADMGLASVPSDATVAIRGLGLSFYDVMLSLTVGRGGTFTTENGSLRYVASGREPKIVAGSRSGLPIPARGRNQKRPDHTHKPRILTSEAVSEARRRRIEAGGTGRLRFAEDVLPLLLDEVRHVYRATHEGNGGGELPPLDLRALARPFLGRSFGSPVEFRTHLLQLMRADLGQAELGNADGPLKAALDVLRDIRNVVREAVDFGGLLPDSYRGEFQRDFLPVNSLLSAGPPAERVEQLVALIEAGRVEVVGPATEFVPDEGCGRFRVGSPQVAGSERFADVLVDARIPTPDLHRDTSALMRGLIADGLVNEYVLSDRIAGGSFATGGVWVTPAPFHVIGADGAPREDLYALGIPTEHTRWFTQVGSGKPGLNTLFKRDADAIARDMLRLRTATDEQRPAIQTAGRP; translated from the coding sequence GTGACCGAGGCCACAGTTGATCAGCTGGACCGCCCCTCGCTGACCCTGGCCGTCATCGGCACCGGGCCGCGCGGCATCTCCGTCCTGGAGCGGCTCGCCGCCCGGCTCGCCGCCGGCGAGCTGCCCGACCGGCAGGTGACGATCTACGCGATCGACGAGACCGAGGTGGGCGCGGGCCGGATCTGGCGCACCGATCAGGACGACTGGTTCACCATGAACACCGTCGTCGGCCAGGTGACCATGTACTCCGGCACCCCGGACGGCGGTCCCTCCCGACCCGGTGCGGGCCCGTCGCTCGGCGAGTGGATAGACGACCGGCACACGCTGTACGGCGAGCCGCTGCTCGGCCCGGACGACTACGCCTCGCGGTTGCGCTACGGCCAGTACCTGCGCGCCGTGTACGAGTCGGTGGTCGCCTACCTGCCCGAGCGGGCCACCATCGTGCCGCTGCACACCCGGGTCCGGGAGCTTTCACCGCGCGACGGCGGCGGCTACGTCCTGAACCTGGACGCGGCCCCGTACCTCGTCGAGGCGGACAAGGTGCTGCTCGCCACCGGTCACCCGTTCAACGAACCGGACGCCCACGAAAGGGATCTGCTCGACTTCACCGAGAGCTACCCGGGGGCCCGGTACTTCGTCGGCGACTCGGCCGCCGACATGGGCCTCGCGTCCGTGCCCTCCGATGCGACGGTGGCCATCCGGGGACTCGGGCTCTCGTTCTACGACGTGATGCTCAGCCTGACGGTGGGCCGCGGCGGCACCTTCACCACCGAGAACGGCAGCCTCCGCTACGTCGCCAGCGGGCGCGAACCGAAGATCGTCGCCGGATCCCGCAGCGGTCTGCCGATCCCGGCACGCGGCCGCAACCAGAAGCGCCCCGACCACACCCACAAGCCCCGCATCCTCACCTCGGAGGCGGTCTCCGAGGCACGCCGACGGCGGATCGAGGCGGGCGGCACGGGCCGGCTGCGGTTCGCCGAGGACGTACTGCCGCTGCTCCTGGACGAGGTGCGGCATGTCTACCGCGCCACGCACGAGGGCAACGGCGGCGGAGAGCTGCCCCCGCTGGATCTGCGGGCACTGGCCCGGCCCTTCCTGGGCCGCAGTTTCGGCTCGCCCGTAGAGTTCCGGACCCACCTCCTCCAGCTCATGCGGGCCGACCTCGGCCAAGCCGAACTCGGCAATGCCGACGGGCCGCTGAAGGCCGCACTGGACGTGCTGCGGGACATCCGCAACGTGGTGCGCGAGGCCGTCGACTTCGGCGGGCTGCTGCCGGACTCGTACCGGGGTGAGTTCCAACGGGACTTCCTTCCGGTCAACTCCCTCCTCTCGGCCGGGCCTCCGGCCGAGCGGGTCGAGCAGCTGGTGGCGCTGATCGAGGCGGGCAGGGTCGAAGTGGTGGGCCCTGCCACCGAGTTCGTCCCCGACGAGGGCTGCGGGCGGTTCCGGGTCGGCTCGCCCCAGGTGGCCGGCTCCGAACGGTTCGCGGATGTCCTGGTCGACGCCCGCATCCCCACGCCCGATCTGCACCGGGACACCTCTGCGCTGATGCGCGGGCTGATCGCGGACGGGCTGGTCAACGAATACGTGCTGAGCGACCGGATCGCCGGCGGTTCGTTCGCCACGGGCGGCGTCTGGGTCACCCCCGCGCCCTTCCACGTGATCGGTGCGGACGGTGCGCCCCGCGAGGACCTGTACGCCCTGGGCATCCCGACCGAGCACACCCGCTGGTTCACCCAGGTCGGCAGCGGAAAGCCCGGCCTCAACACGCTGTTCAAGCGGGACGCGGACGCCATCGCGCGCGACATGCTGCGCCTGCGCACCGCAACGGACGAGCAGCGTCCGGCCATCCAGACGGCGGGCCGCCCGTGA
- a CDS encoding AMP-binding protein — MTGRNPAATAAFREARDVLLTYRTDLEGARREFRWPDLDHFNWALDWFDVLAEETDAPALLLAGEDGDLPVGYRELSRRSSQVACWLREVGVRRGDRLLLALSGGLPLYETLLAGIKLGAVIVPTYATATPDDLADRIERAGVRHVVTESALTERFEKVGGEWTRICVGPEVSGWIPYDDSYLVGEEFTPDGPTRAGDPLFIYFTSGTTSRPKMVLHTHASYPVGHLSGMYWNGVQPGDLHLNISAPGWAKHSWSSFFVPFNAGATVLVQGAGQSDPAAVLDLLRTRPVTSFCAPPTVWRALLAHGLGPKPPRLREATCAGEPLETSLIARIREAWGVWLRDGYGQTETTAQLGHPPGVQPQPGVMGRPMPGYEIAVLDPGSARPVAPGSTGELCVRLAPGPLGVMDGYLDDPDRTVKAFADGHYHTGDLVQLGMDGSLRYAGRDDDMFKSFDHRISPLELERVLHGHPAVAQVAVVPVPDPVGLWIPKAFIVPTGAAATGDGFPDELFDLVRRELPPEKWVRALEFAPRLPVTVSGKIRRAELRELGSLGGTEFRMAVMP; from the coding sequence GTGACCGGCCGGAACCCGGCCGCGACGGCCGCGTTCCGGGAGGCCCGCGACGTCCTGCTGACCTACCGCACCGATCTGGAAGGCGCGCGACGGGAGTTCCGCTGGCCGGACCTCGACCACTTCAACTGGGCGCTCGACTGGTTCGACGTCCTCGCCGAGGAGACCGACGCCCCCGCGCTGCTCCTCGCCGGGGAGGACGGGGACCTGCCCGTCGGCTACCGGGAGCTGTCGCGCCGCTCCTCCCAAGTGGCGTGCTGGCTGCGCGAGGTGGGTGTGCGCAGGGGCGACCGGTTGCTGCTGGCGCTGAGCGGCGGGCTGCCGCTGTACGAGACGCTCCTCGCCGGCATCAAACTCGGCGCGGTCATCGTCCCCACCTATGCGACCGCGACCCCCGACGACCTCGCCGACCGGATCGAACGGGCCGGGGTGCGCCATGTGGTGACCGAGTCCGCCCTCACCGAACGGTTCGAGAAGGTGGGCGGCGAGTGGACCCGGATCTGCGTCGGGCCCGAGGTGTCCGGCTGGATCCCGTACGACGACTCGTACCTCGTCGGCGAGGAGTTCACTCCGGACGGTCCGACCCGGGCCGGCGACCCGCTCTTCATCTACTTCACCTCGGGCACCACCTCCCGCCCGAAGATGGTGCTGCACACCCATGCCAGCTACCCGGTGGGACACCTGTCGGGCATGTACTGGAACGGGGTGCAACCCGGCGACCTGCACCTGAACATCTCGGCACCGGGCTGGGCCAAGCACTCCTGGAGCTCGTTCTTCGTGCCCTTCAACGCGGGAGCCACGGTCCTCGTCCAGGGCGCGGGGCAGAGCGACCCGGCGGCCGTCCTGGACCTGCTGCGCACCCGCCCCGTCACCTCGTTCTGCGCCCCGCCGACCGTCTGGCGGGCCCTGCTCGCCCACGGCCTCGGCCCGAAGCCCCCGCGGCTGCGCGAGGCGACCTGCGCGGGGGAGCCGTTGGAGACCTCCCTGATCGCGCGGATCCGGGAAGCCTGGGGCGTTTGGCTGCGCGACGGGTACGGCCAGACCGAAACCACCGCGCAGCTCGGTCACCCGCCGGGGGTGCAGCCGCAGCCCGGCGTCATGGGACGGCCGATGCCCGGGTACGAGATCGCGGTGCTCGACCCGGGGAGTGCCCGGCCCGTCGCCCCGGGCTCCACCGGTGAGCTGTGCGTACGCCTCGCTCCGGGCCCGCTCGGGGTGATGGACGGCTACCTGGACGACCCGGACCGTACCGTCAAGGCGTTCGCGGACGGGCACTACCACACCGGGGACCTGGTGCAGCTGGGCATGGACGGCTCCCTGCGGTACGCGGGCCGGGACGACGACATGTTCAAGTCCTTCGACCACCGCATCTCTCCGCTGGAACTGGAGAGGGTGCTGCACGGACACCCGGCTGTGGCACAGGTCGCCGTGGTGCCGGTGCCCGACCCGGTGGGGCTGTGGATCCCGAAGGCCTTCATCGTGCCGACGGGGGCAGCCGCGACCGGGGACGGCTTCCCGGACGAACTGTTCGATCTCGTACGCCGTGAACTCCCGCCCGAGAAGTGGGTGCGGGCCCTGGAGTTCGCGCCCCGGCTGCCGGTCACGGTGTCCGGGAAGATCCGCCGGGCCGAGCTGCGGGAACTGGGCTCGCTCGGCGGCACCGAGTTCCGCATGGCTGTCATGCCCTGA